CAATGGTATTTTGTGATCCTTGTATATTTTCCCAAGCATTGAGTTGAATCTGAACTGTATACAATAATGGATTGATTGTACCGTCTGTATGAGGAAATCCAATTTCATTATATCTCAGACAACAGCTCCACCTGGTGACACATAATAGTTCAGGACACATTTTTAGACAGTCTACTAGGGGACACTGAAAACGCAGGATATCAAAATGATGTTGTTTCAAATGATTGACTGACATCTCtgggctgtcagtcagtcagtcagtcagtcagtcagtcagacagacagacagacagacagacatggtgtgtgggtaaaatcactggggaagccaattcaggaaaaaagccatattacaacctgtgtTGTGATATTTGCGTTTTTTGCTCTATAAATCATTTTAGTTCAAACCCCCACCGTGATATACATtgtgaacaaaacattaggaacaccttcttccattctatttccatgacatagactgaccaggtgagtccaggtgaaagctatgatcccttattgatgtcacctgttaaatccacttcaatcagtgtagatgaagcggaggagacaggttaaagaaggatttttaagccttgagatcatagagacatggattgtgtatgtgtgccattcaattgtagtcaatatgggccagcatccctgtggaatgctttcgacagcttgtagagtccatgcattGAGACTGTGAATGAGGGGTGAATAttatgtacactcagtgtaaaaggcagagacaacaagaagACGATAGTCACacagtgggcagaatcagtggtggaaaaaagtacCCAAATGTCATACTCGAGTAAAAGCAGataacttaatagaaaattactcaagtaaaagtgagtcacccagtcaAATCTATTTGAGTAaaaatctaaaagtatttggttttaaatatactttagtatcaaaagtaaatgtaattgcagaAATATACTTAAGATTTAAAAGGAAAAGTATAAATAATGTCTAATTCCTTATATTaggcaaaccagacggcacaattgtcTTGCTTGTTTTATGCCTAGCtcggggcacactccaacacgcCAATACTCAGACATAATGTACAAACTAAGCAAACTaaatctgccagatcagagacagtaggggtgAGCAGGGTtgctctcttgataagtgtgtgaattggaccattttcctgtcctgtttaaacattcaaaatgtaacgagtgcttttgtgtgtcagggaaaatacatggagtaaaaagtacattattttctttaggaatgtagtaaagtaaaagttgtcaaaaatataaatggtaaaGTGCAGTACAGATACACCAATAAACAACTAAGTAGTACATTAAAGTAGTTTGACTAAAGTACCTTACACCACTGGGCAGAATCAATTCAACCACacatttgtttcatcacaaaaccagagagaCGTATttgtctggtgaagtccacaaagcatattgcatgtaacaaacagatTGATGAACtacagcagggatgggcaactggcggccTGTGGatcaataaaaataaatcatTAAGAACTCAATTgaggttagaatagtagaatatacagggtgccattttgaaaaGGTAGTTGTGcctcagcagtttttctcttgttatgtcagtcactgacagtcactcaataagtccatgtcagctaacattttttgTTAGTCTAATGTCCAGCtttctaaacttgtagtaatcatggtcgaattaccaactggggggcccccattgatttaaTTAGTCACtttcacaaaaaaatattaaatattaattGCAAACATTACTCTCCAGAATTGCAGAAAATGTGATGTAAAACTGCAAaatcttctctacaccccatgggAAAATGTGAAGAATTGCCTGAAATTGGTAaatcttctctacaccccatgggAAAATGTGAAGAATTGCCTGAAATTGGTAaatcttctctacaccccatgggAAAATGTGAAGAATTGCGTGAAATTGGTAaatcttctctacaccccatgggAAAATGTGAAGAATTGCCTGAAATTGGTAaatcttctctacaccccatgggAAAATGTGAAGAATTGCCTGAAATTGGTAAATCTTCTCTTTGGTCCgtggcaaaatgtgtataattgcagcaaacttgctttaaaaatgttttttaaaaacacCCCATGGTCAAATTTGTAAAACTGCAGGAAATGAAATTTAAAACTTGATGTTTTGCTTGCAAAATGTCTGACTACTAAACAATTATTGATTGAGAACCACAGAGTTATCACAAGTGGCAAAAAAACCAGGAGAGGCCTCTGCTAAAGTAAATCCACCATCATTTCAACTTCCAAATCATCAAATCACCAATGCTTAGTCTAACAGAGTAGCAACTTAAAGATCAggaccaaaaacaatttagtccaatcaacataagctaaataacatgtggctgtccatggtcctgATTGTGTGTGCGCAAGTAGAAAAACAATGATTTACCTTACTTGTAGAGGATCGCCAATGcaatcctcctctctgtcatacagtagcctacacacttttagtttttgttgtcctcgATTAGGCTACATGGCTAAAAGGCTTGCCAGCTAGCCTAACTTAATTTAAAGGGCAATGATGAgccagctagttaacgttagcctactacatctagctacatattgaacttccaccCTCTCAGGCCAGGAGCACAaagtatgaatttatggttggatctgAATCACCGTTGTAATCACTGTCCAGTACAGTAAGTccacaagtccaaatccttaTCTCCCATCTAATTTTTCCTTTTCTCCATCCAAGCTCCAAGGGTCGATTttagctagccaccggaggacaacgaCACAACGAGATGCAAAAATGCACCTTTTTTCGTCAATGCTTTTGATGcaatgtgattggtgtgaagtcACATCCAAACTAGCTTCCATTGGGACTTTTTTTGGtgcaccaggaccattcacaATTGAGCTCACACAGTTTAGCTCAATGCTTGattggttattttttttaaatttaaacaTTACCAAGGGAGGCAAAATGCTTGCTAGCTTCCCTTGCTATGAAATTCAATGCTACGGGCAGCAACAATGGCATACTCtttttggccagacagcatcagatagatgggctacatatactgagacagaggggtgccgTTTCGCTCGATCGGATGCTTTCTCTGGTGAGACACATTCGAATTGAAGGCCAATTATGAAACATGGTGACTAAAGATACATAATTTTATATGTTTTTGTTCTTTTTTTTATTGGTCAAATTTTGGGGGACGCGCACATACTCTCACTCTGTGTCTGAGGACACTCCCTCTGTGGTGGCCCGTGAGATGACTGTATTGGTGCGGCTGAGGCTGCCGCGTTGGTCCACTGCTGATGCGACAGGTCTCTGAGCCACGAAGGTGTTCTTACTGCTTCGAACATGGACGCCGGAGTCTTCATCATCGTCATTCTCCtcgtcatcttcctcctcctcctcctcgtcttcgTTGTTGGCTCCCTGGGGCATAAGGGTGGTGCAGCTGAACTGGCTCAGAGGCTTCCCCAGAATCCCAAAGCTAGAAAAACAGATTTCAAAGTTCaaacatacactcttagaaaaaaaaagtgctatctagaaTCTAAAAGGAGAACcggttgaagaaccctttttggttccatgtagaagccTTTACAcacagggttctacatggaacccaaaagagttatGGTGACAGccattttttctaagagtgttgcAGACATAAGTTCAGGGGTGTGGAAATACAGTGCTGTGGAATGTTAACTTCATGTACAAGAGATATTCATCAATTTTTGAGGGACAATTAAAGTTCAATAGAATGTTTGTGGTGTATATTATCAATCTCTTACACATTTAGTTTGTTATTTTCATTCAACCTTCTGACATACTTTCTATCACTCAAAATGTCAtgcttctgcctctaaccatatgaaactcttttccaccttctcctccctccttaatcctccTCGGTTCTTggccctcttctcttccctctaaACACCAAGTGACTCGGCTCCATCATATCCTCACGTgttctctcctatcattgctatgcagatgacacaaaaCTACTTTTCGCCTTCCCCCCTTCGACATTCATGTGGCGACACGCATCTCTGCGTGCCTtgcagatatctcagcttggatgtcggcgCACCACCTCAAGCGCAACCTcgacaagacggagctgctcttcctcccgggaaaggCCTGCCTGCTCAAAGACCTCttcatcacggttgacaactccacagtgtcgccctcccagagtgcaaagaaccttggcgtgacccgggacaacaccctgttgttctctgcaaacatcaaagcagtgatgCAGGTTCATGCTCTGAAACATCTGTAGAgaacgaccctacctcacacaggaatcGGTGCAGgttctaatccaggcacttgtcatctcccgtctggactactgcaactcgctgttggctgggctccccgcttgtgccatcaaatccctgcaacttatccagaacgctgcagcccgcctggttttcaaccttcccaaattcgtccacgtcaccccgctcctccgcacactccactggcttccagtcaaaaCTCGCATCCACTTCAAGACCATGCTACTTGCCTacagagcagcaagaggaactgcccccccccccacacacaccttcaggctaggctcaaaccctacaccccaacctgagcactcccttctgccacctctggtctcttggttCACCTACCCCTCCGGGAGGGCAgcttccgctcagcccagtccaagtcATTCTCTATCCTGGCACCTTCCCCCTAAAGCTAGGACAGCAGATTGTACttactatgcctgtgatatgtggttgtcccacctcacTATCTTAAGAAtgtactaactgtaagtcgctctggataagagcgtctgctaaatgactaaaaatgTATTTAGCAAACATATTCCTTCccgagcctggtcccagaccttgCTAACAGTTGgtgtgacaatgaccataggagttggcaagacagcacataCAGATCTGGGATGGGGCTATTCCCTCCCTGTGATGTGACTGTTAGCTACCTGACAGAGGCCAGCTGCTCTTTGAGCTCCTCCATCAGGGTCTCTGGGTTACACAGCTTGGCCTGGCTCTGCTTCCTGGGTCTGTAGCGGCAGAACAGATGAGGAGCCTCTTCCCCGCGGATATGGCAGCAGGGACACCATGACCGGGGAGCGCTGGGTCACCATCTTACTCAAggccggacgacgctgggacttCCTGGGGTCAAAGGTCGAGAAGCAGAAGACTGAGAACCAATTCCAAACTGGCGCCTATTCCCTAGGGCCTAGGCACTAGATATGATTTAGATGTGGGCATTAGAGTGAAGAGTCATTAGGGGAAATCCTACAGCGGGAGGACAAAACCTCTAAAGTCAAACTGTAGAATTTCCTTAAGCAgggaaaaaaataaatgaaattaaAATGCCAGCGGATGTCATTCTAATAACAAATATTATAAAATATATACAGCTGTACTATTAATCATCAAATATGTAGACAACAGCTGTGAAGATATCAACAAAATAAACTCCCCACATTTGATTAATTTGGTTCTACTTATGGAGTACAGACTTCAAGACCAACTTGGCCTGGACTTGACAGACAGCATAAGAGCAAGAGACCTGAAACCGCTTACAGAACTGTCAGTCATCTGTCAGATGTTGGGAGCTGACATAAGAGTGACAGGCCATTTTTTCTGACAAGTCATGAATCTGTCTCAGTCAATCCTATGGTCTGGGAGGTAGATAGACAGCATTCAAGCAGAGATGGCTTTGCAGCCTAAACCATTTTGTGCTTTACTGCAACACATCATGTCAGTCAGTCACTTAGGCTAGTAGAAACTATTGTCTGGAAAAACGTTTTAAAAAATGACTCAAAATGGGAGCTGATAAGATAGCCACGCACGCGTACACCACCCCAGCCTTCCACCACTCCCCACACACCTCTGCTCTGGGGCATTGTGGCTCTGTGTGTGCACTTTGGGCTCAGTCTGTCCCTCTTTGGTGGAGGAGTCCTGGGCCAGGCTGTCCTCTGTGGCATCTATCCTGGTCCTGAGGGCGGGGTTGAAGGTGTCAGAACGCAGCAGGCGCCCCACCTCCTCCTGGATGCCTCTCAGGTCCTTCCTACTGAACGTCACCCACGCCACGTAGCAGAAGAAGCTGTACAGACACTGGTGTAGATAGGACAGTTTACAGAGATGAGATGCTACAGTTGCATTTGATGTAGGTCCTTTGTTAATATCTAATGCTGATGGCTCCATCCTCtggagataataataataataataataatgtttaggcctgttcattcatttattcatccagccagtcagccagccagccagtaattAATTCAAGGTGTTCATTCTTTTTTTCCAAAATACATTTACAAATGTCAAAAAAGCTATTCTGGTACTAGATGCAGACACACAGGGTGCTGAGTTACCCTAAAATAACTCTGTTACACTATACCACCACCTCTGGTTAAACAGTACTGGGTCAACATCTCCTCTGGAATACACAATCGCAAAGGTCAAATCACAGTTCTGTGGGGTTTGGTACTAACCTCATACAACTGCCTGTCTTTGTAGGTCAATGACACACGGCTCCTGTAGAAACAAAGCACTTAAAGTGATAGTTTAACGCAGCAAGTGAAATGTTTTGTGCATGGAGGTTAGGCCGCTACTCACCATTTCTGGATGTATTAGATGTTGTGTATAATCTACGTAGATTATTCTGAATATAGGCTTTAACTGTCAATCGCGTTGGATCTAAGGTATTTGCTTAATAACCAAATGAGTATCTATTCCCTTGACTCGTCACTTCCCCTCCTTGCCCCTGCAGAGCCAAAATGGCGGAGAGGTGACTGACCTGCCACAGGCCATGTGGTGCTGCTGGGATAGGCCCAGGCCCAGGACCAGGCTGGAGTAGCAGAAGGCCAGCTGCTTCTGGGCCAGCTCCACCTTAGCAAGGGTCTCCGCCATCACCTGCTTCTCTGTGATACTCTGCTCACTGACACAAATCAATACATTATAGAGAGGCAAAGTCATGAGAAACATCAATATATGTGAATGAAGAGTCTTAAGATGGTAATtaatgtaaacacacacatacatacacacaaacacacacggcaCAATGAGTATGGTACTGACGCCATGAGAGGCTTGGGCTTCTTCTCCAGAGACTTCCTCTCAAAGTAACAGGACAGGTAGAGCAGGAGGGCAGCCAGGAACTCATCCAGCTCTCTgctcctaaacacacacacacacagggcaatGTCTAAGAGCAATCATAAAGCCTAAgcaatatacactaccgttcaaaagtttggggtcacttaggaaTATccttgttttggaaagaaaagcaaaacaattatccattaaaataacatcaaattgatatcAGAAATACGGTGTAGACATtgtttgttaatgttgtaaattactattgtagctggaaacaggaTTTTTGTAGctggatttttttatggaatatctacatagtcgtagaggcccattatcagcaaccatcactcctgtgttcaaatggcacgttgtgttcgctaatccaagtttataattttaaaaggctaattgatcattaaaaacccctttttcaattatgttagcacagctgaaaactgttgtcctgattatagaagcaataaaactggccttcttaaaACTAGTTGAGAATCTGGAACATcatcatttgtgggttcgattacaggctaaaaatggccagaaacaaattattttcttctgaaactcctctgtctattcttgttctgagaaatgaaggctattccatgcaagaaattgccaagaaactgaagatctcgtacaacgctgtgtattactcccacagaacagcgcaaactggctgggaggccccggtgcacaactgagcaagagaacaagtacattagtgtctagtttgagaaacagatgcctcacaagtcctcaactgccagcttcattaaatagtaccctcaaTACAACAGTCTCAAAatgattttctaatgatcaattagccttttaaaattataaacttggattagctaacacaacgtgccattggaacacaggagtgatggttgctgataatgggcctctgtacgcctatgtagatattccatttaaaaaatctgccatttccagctacaatagtcatttacaacattaaccatgtctacactgtatttctgatcaatttgatgttattttaatagacaaaaaaacgtgcttttctttcaaaaacaaggacatttctaagtgaccccaaacttttgaatggtagtgtacgtAAATGGATGTAGCATGGATTGAAAACATAACCATAAAgaaaggtttgtgtgtgtgtgtgagagggattgagagagagacagacagatggacagacaaaagagggagagagaaggcagataTACTGTGCAGTGGGTGCTTCCTTACTTCAACACAGACAGGAAGCAAAATGGAATGGGGAGTGCATCATTCTCCTGCAGCAAACTGAGTGCCACCTCtgcaacacagacagacatacatacagtcccttcagaaactattcagaacccttgacttattccataatGACACAGTGAAAACATAATTTTAGAAATgtctgcaaatgtattgaaaatgaaatacagaaatacctatttcacagtattcacacccccgagtcaatactttataGAATCGCCTTTGGCCGTGATTACAGCTGTAGATATGGCcttatgttttaggttattgtcttgctgaaaggtgaattcatctcccagtgtctggtggaaagcaaactgaaccaggtttttgtCTAGGATTTTGCCAGTGCTTAGCACCATTCTTATCCTAAAAAAACATCCCAGTCCTTATTAACGATTAtaagtatacccataacatgatgcagccaacactaTGC
This window of the Oncorhynchus keta strain PuntledgeMale-10-30-2019 chromosome 20, Oket_V2, whole genome shotgun sequence genome carries:
- the LOC118399208 gene encoding protein phosphatase 1 regulatory subunit 36 isoform X1 yields the protein MGHPVVGYSLDGDQKLTYSEEVVPAIPTAKVYKVCSTDHVVNGQGLPIPPGLLFYTILYCSKISIPPPGRWNWNDETQALEFTSFSTSVEVKEKRKKTKPVNFQDLASKRPERQMQSSAKRGGQSSRKTVGPAQLNAYKSSVKRSQRDYVTIEDVKQVALSLLQENDALPIPFCFLSVLKSRELDEFLAALLLYLSCYFERKSLEKKPKPLMAEQSITEKQVMAETLAKVELAQKQLAFCYSSLVLGLGLSQQHHMACGRSRVSLTYKDRQLYECLYSFFCYVAWVTFSRKDLRGIQEEVGRLLRSDTFNPALRTRIDATEDSLAQDSSTKEGQTEPKVHTQSHNAPEQRKSQRRPALSKMVTQRSPVMVSLLPYPRGRGSSSVLPLQTQEAEPGQAV
- the LOC118399208 gene encoding protein phosphatase 1 regulatory subunit 36 isoform X2 gives rise to the protein MPKPQKETISIPPPGRWNWNDETQALEFTSFSTSVEVKEKRKKTKPVNFQDLASKRPERQMQSSAKRGGQSSRKTVGPAQLNAYKSSVKRSQRDYVTIEDVKQVALSLLQENDALPIPFCFLSVLKSRELDEFLAALLLYLSCYFERKSLEKKPKPLMAEQSITEKQVMAETLAKVELAQKQLAFCYSSLVLGLGLSQQHHMACGRSRVSLTYKDRQLYECLYSFFCYVAWVTFSRKDLRGIQEEVGRLLRSDTFNPALRTRIDATEDSLAQDSSTKEGQTEPKVHTQSHNAPEQRKSQRRPALSKMVTQRSPVMVSLLPYPRGRGSSSVLPLQTQEAEPGQAV